Proteins encoded within one genomic window of Papio anubis isolate 15944 chromosome X, Panubis1.0, whole genome shotgun sequence:
- the CT83 gene encoding kita-kyushu lung cancer antigen 1, with translation MNVYLLLASGILCALMTVFWKYRRFQRNTGEMSSNSTALALVRPSSTGLINSNTDNNLSVYDLSRDILNNFPHSIAMQKRILVNLTTVENKLVELEHILVSKGFRSASAHRKST, from the exons ATGAACGTCTATTTACTCCTAGCGAGCGGCATTCTGTGTGCCTTGATGACTGTCTTCTGGAAATATCGCCGCTTTCAG AGAAACACTGGTGAAATGTCATCAAATTCAACTGCTCTTGCACTAGTAAGACCCTCTTCTACTGGGTTAATTAACAGCAATACAGACAACAATCTTTCAGTCTACGACCTCTCTcgggatattttaaataatttcccacACTCAATAGCCATGCAGAAGCGCATATTGGTAAACCTCACTACGGTGGAAAACAAACTGGTTGAACTGGAACATATTCTAGTCAGCAAGGGTTTCAGAAGTGCATCAGCTCACCGGAAATCCACCTAA